In the Cetobacterium sp. NK01 genome, one interval contains:
- a CDS encoding MobA/MobL family protein yields MANYHLNISYGRVGKGGPHIDYILGQNKYANKEKEIKYTNHNLPNWSKSPKEFWVAGDEKERINGTVYKEIRISLPNELTEEKNIELLNEFLDIILEGKYHYSVSIHSKESSYKNEILNTHAHIMFSPRELDGIERNKDIFFKRANAKSPERGGCKKNTEWNNIEKLLEIRKIWEDLQNKYLENANVNERVSCETLEKQREIALERGDYLLAESLDRNPIHINGALLKKSEEKLNETHKQKLESFKLNREIKELKDEILKLERLEAEKSLKKDTIKEIDLELNNFSDSMYQDILDTHERLEEINVEILKVEYELLSSFNMEKNKLDSLNLLLKDLNDKKFSLEEHLEQFEDTIQENEFKVYAEEKLKNSFNTKFNIFNQSNYEIKKAEKILKNIPRQLENLETTSLNILTKGEYSKLKRQLDSNELNLMIYKSGYKYKDGSEKELNFFKKEIERLSESNKVILSQIEKIKSDYSTPEMKNKKIRIEKSIEAKLLKEKELQESILLDRKIIALILHKKLIKVDDSIFECYLSNKESERLKMSLRASKSSKIYNYFKDMKFSDIERLALNSLSKGRYFKAMKEYRVLDKKRIELEIEKDSYSTLSKKLLHLGSLTKINRELKSVNESLLKLEKEFKDIQKSIGDEKLHKEISRINDLRDSIAKRYSKQSDMYGEQSKLNEFFIKETKNLKRELDLEKDISNRFTKNSLKTNYINLRGKILSNYLVDFEIEKKKRKSFSMDF; encoded by the coding sequence ATGGCAAATTATCATTTGAATATATCTTATGGTAGAGTTGGAAAAGGTGGTCCACATATTGACTATATTTTAGGGCAAAATAAATATGCTAATAAAGAAAAGGAAATTAAATACACAAATCACAATTTGCCTAATTGGTCTAAATCTCCTAAAGAGTTTTGGGTAGCTGGTGATGAAAAAGAAAGAATTAATGGTACAGTCTATAAAGAGATTAGAATCTCCCTTCCTAATGAACTAACTGAAGAAAAGAATATTGAGCTTTTAAATGAGTTTCTAGATATCATTTTAGAGGGAAAGTATCACTATTCTGTATCTATTCATAGTAAAGAAAGTTCATATAAAAATGAGATTTTAAATACTCACGCTCATATTATGTTTTCTCCAAGAGAGCTTGATGGAATTGAGCGAAATAAAGATATTTTTTTTAAAAGAGCAAACGCCAAATCTCCAGAGCGTGGAGGTTGTAAGAAAAATACAGAGTGGAATAACATCGAAAAGTTATTAGAGATAAGAAAAATATGGGAAGATTTACAAAATAAATATTTAGAAAATGCCAATGTTAATGAGAGAGTTTCATGTGAAACTTTAGAAAAACAAAGAGAGATTGCTTTAGAAAGAGGAGATTACCTTTTAGCTGAATCTTTAGATAGAAATCCCATTCATATTAATGGAGCCTTATTAAAAAAATCTGAGGAGAAATTAAATGAAACTCATAAACAGAAGCTTGAATCTTTTAAGTTAAATAGAGAGATAAAAGAGTTAAAAGATGAAATTCTAAAATTAGAAAGATTAGAAGCTGAGAAATCTTTGAAAAAAGATACAATAAAAGAGATTGATTTAGAGTTAAATAACTTTAGTGATAGTATGTATCAAGATATTTTAGACACTCATGAGAGATTAGAAGAGATAAATGTGGAGATCTTAAAAGTTGAATATGAGCTTTTAAGCAGCTTTAATATGGAAAAAAATAAGTTAGATTCTTTAAATCTATTATTGAAAGATTTAAATGATAAAAAATTCTCTTTAGAAGAGCATTTAGAACAATTTGAAGATACAATACAAGAGAATGAGTTTAAAGTTTATGCTGAGGAAAAATTAAAAAATAGTTTCAATACTAAATTTAATATATTTAACCAAAGTAACTACGAAATTAAAAAAGCTGAAAAGATCTTAAAAAATATTCCAAGACAATTAGAAAACTTAGAAACTACAAGTTTAAATATTCTGACTAAAGGTGAATATTCTAAGTTAAAGAGACAATTAGATTCCAATGAATTAAACTTAATGATATATAAATCTGGTTATAAGTATAAAGATGGTAGTGAGAAAGAGCTAAATTTCTTTAAAAAAGAGATTGAGAGATTAAGCGAATCCAATAAAGTTATTTTATCTCAAATTGAAAAGATAAAAAGCGACTATTCCACTCCTGAAATGAAAAATAAGAAGATTAGAATTGAAAAAAGTATAGAGGCAAAATTATTAAAAGAAAAAGAGTTACAAGAATCTATTTTGTTAGATAGAAAAATAATAGCTCTTATTCTTCATAAAAAGCTAATTAAGGTGGATGATAGTATTTTCGAGTGTTATTTATCCAACAAAGAGTCCGAACGTCTTAAAATGAGTTTAAGAGCGTCGAAGTCATCTAAAATTTATAATTATTTTAAAGATATGAAATTTAGTGATATAGAAAGATTAGCTTTAAATAGTTTAAGTAAGGGAAGATACTTTAAAGCTATGAAAGAATATAGAGTTTTAGATAAAAAAAGAATTGAGTTGGAAATAGAGAAAGATTCATACTCAACTTTATCTAAAAAATTATTGCATTTAGGATCTTTAACTAAAATAAATAGAGAATTAAAAAGTGTTAATGAGTCTCTTTTAAAATTAGAAAAAGAGTTTAAAGATATTCAAAAATCTATTGGTGACGAAAAACTTCATAAAGAGATATCTAGAATTAATGACTTAAGAGATAGTATTGCCAAAAGATATTCTAAACAAAGTGATATGTATGGAGAACAATCTAAACTTAATGAATTTTTTATTAAAGAGACAAAAAACCTGAAAAGAGAATTAGATCTTGAAAAAGATATATCCAATAGATTTACTAAAAATTCTTTAAAAACAAATTATATTAATTTAAGAGGAAAAATCTTAAGTAACTATTTAGTTGATTTTGAAATAGAGAAAAAGAAGAGAAAAAGTTTTAGTATGGACTTTTAA